The DNA segment TTGATTTGAATGCCGCACACGGATGGGCGAGTTTTTACGCAGTGACGATAGGGGTGAGACTCGGCCTGGAGGGGCCTTCGGAAAGGGTTTGTGTGGGGAAAAATGTTGTCCCCTTTTTTCTTGCTATTTCCCATACCTCTTCCCATAAGGATGaatttgttgatgttttttgttgtttaggAAATAAGCTCCAAAGCCTAAAGGATATGTGTGcagaatgggggggggggggggggggctctaTTTGTTTGGGTCCGCTACATTGTTACGGTGAATGGTAAATTTTGGCGAAAGTTGGAAGGAACATATTTGCATTTCATCATATTTGCCTTACCCCGTGTTTGCTGGCTGTGGAAGGATTGTGATTTCCTCCCCCATTGTTTCGGCAGTCTTGTaataatacacacaaaaagaactccTTCCACCCCTTTGCCGCAGGCTGTCTCAAGATTAGTACGAATTAGCATGAGATTGATTGAAATACTTTTAACGGCTTAACATTCTTCTCGCAAATACCGGGCTGTGTGATTTGCCGTGAAACGCTCAGCACTTTGCCAAAACAAGCTTAATAGCGGCCAATCGATTTCCCGGAGGCACTCTCGACACTATTAGATGCTAGATGCGGTTCGTTCGCCAGTTTCTCGAGCACGCCAGGGCCAACGATTTCCAAGAAGTTTGCCCCCTCCTTTGCACCGGAGGGCCTCAAATTTATGCGTTTGCAATGCTGATATCACCAGTAGAATTGATTTAACTCTCTctcctcgctctcgctctcgctagcATATGGTCGGTCCAGTCCATCCCGGCATCCACTCGGACATTATTGCACCGACGTACTGTCCTCCGTCTCACCGCCGGCTCACAGTTGCCCGCTTGCTTGGAAACCCAATCGGATATAAATTGCCTGGCAAACAGCTTGCAGCGTGGACCAGAGGTTTATTTCCGAACCGAATATGCCCTGTTGCATATCGTCGTCCTCTTAGGCAATGTTGCCGCCACCACGATCGGCAAGCGGAGCCTGGAGAGGCATAGCACAAGCCAAGCAACGGAATTAGGGGAAAATTGACTTTATTGCAAGTAGCAATGCCCACAATCCTGGCGATGGCTTTCGATCCGGTGTGAAAGTTTGCAGTGCGGGAAGGTTTGCTTTTGTTCCGAAACGATCGATATATGATCTATTCCCTCGACTATTACCGAGCTACTAGCTGTCTCTGCTAGCTTACGTTCGGTATTTGCTAAACAAATTGTTGTatgtatgttgtgtgtgtgcgtatttggCTTGCATTGGATCGATGTTACCTTCTCGTTAGTGACTATGTTACTGGTCACATTAATACCATTTTATTAGGTCTGTTTGCGGACTGTTAGGCATCAGCAAACGGCAGCGTTTAATATGCTCTTACGATGATATTTAGCAATTAAACATCCCTCTCCCCCTCTATAACCAGCACAATAGAGGTAGAAATTTACTAAATCCGATTGCTCCTCTTTACCTTGCTTATCCCACACAGCTGGGCTGTCTCGACGGTTATGACACGACAGAACAAAGTACCGGTCAATCTGGCCGAGTTCGACGGGATGGACCACACGCTGGCACTGATCCCGCTCTGGGATATGGCAAACCACGCATTTCCCGACACCGCGAACGAGACTCGATGCGTGGCCGAAACCTGTTACAACGCCACCAACGAGCAGCTGGAGTGTAGCCTGACGCGGGAAGTAAGCGACACCGCCAGCGTACCAATTTTCATCGTTTACGGCACGAGAACGGATGCCGAATTTCTCGTGCACAATGGGTAAGTtgttgcagcagcaagcaaGAAGATGTTTTATTAGTTCACACTTTccatcatttaaaaaaaatctcaacacTGCTCACTGGCATATCTTCCCTGTTTCAGCTTTGTCTGCCCCCGTAACCCGCACGCGAACGTACAGAAGCGCTTTACCCTGGTGCCCGCGATTCCCCTGTACAAGGAGCGGGCGCACCTGCTCGAGCTGCTCGGCATGCCGACGACGGGAACGTTTAGTTTTGGGCCCGCCAGGGAACCAGCTGCCGCTACTACAACTACACCGATATCCCAGGAACTAATCTCGCTGGCCCGCGTTTCCTCCATGACCGCTAAGGAGCTGGACGAATATACCGCAATGGAGGAGACGCAACGGCAAACGCTGCGCACGTACCAGGCGCTACTGCCCGCGGAACTGTGCGCCCGTACCGAGCGGTGGTTGGCTACGGTGATGAAGATCATGCTGCTCCGCTATCCTACCACGATCGAGCAGGACGAAGCGTTGCTGAAAACCAACCGGCATCACATCCGCCGGCTGCTGATCGAGTATCGGCACGGGGAGAAGCAGATACTGCGCAGCTGGTGCACCCTTCGCGGGGTGTAAACTGTACTGCAAAGCAACCATGTTGTGGAGCACCCGTTCTGATTGAATCGGGTTCTTTGAAATACTATTTTCTAATACCGAGAACTTGTTATCGCTGACAAACCCCCCATTTTCAATCGGATCGGAAACGACGGTTGCGCACTTGCAGCGAACAACTaatcaaccaccaccaaataGCTTCACGGCAACATGACTTGAACATGAATAAAGCTTTAATGCAATAGCATATAAAGCTTTTGTAGCAACGAGCGTATGTTCTAGTTCACGGTGCAGCAAATACTGAACATGAAATAGTATTATTTTGCTTAAACCTTTGCAATCAAAATTCGTAAAAAATCTATCAAAACTTTCCTCTTGTTATGGTTAACTTAACTTAGTATTAGCTGTGCACAACCACTGATTGGATTTAGTGGCTTTgtagcggtttttttttgtttgtttttcttatcaCATAACAGTCATATTACGTTTCGTTTTGCATAATTGTATACGCTTACTACATGTTCtattgtatgtttttcttgTCACCCACGGAAGCATAATTTGCCTATAAATCGTGTAACGTTAgagtggaataaaaaaaatcttatatTATTCTTGATAGACAAGAAAGGTAGCATTATTCCGTGACGAAAGAAAGTATCGCCAGCTTAAACTAGATAAGTAGCATGAAAAACAATATATCCTAGTGCAATATGTTTAACAATATTGATGAATCAGTCGAATTCATGGTAAAATACTGAGATTAATCACATCACAACTATAATTAGTTCATAGCAAATCTCTTTTCAATGGTCGCCCTCGACAATACTCTCTTTATGCACCAAAATCACATAAGCAAGCATCACTGAAATGTGAATCGGTTGCGTTGAAATGCATTTCCGAAATATGATACGATTGTTGCGTGTACCAGCCAAAAAGCCGCTCCCCAACGTACTTCTCCCCATCTAAACATAATCCTGACCACCACACCCTCCTTTACCCCCTGCCATTAACACGCACTCTTATTGCAGTTTTTCGCCATGTAGCCACCAAACCTGCGCCTGTACACCATCTGGCAAAGCAAGGCAAAGTTTCATGCTGCCCCGGTGGTTAACGGGTGTACCGGCAACATCGTTGCAAAAAGCATAAATCGATTTATTGCCGCTGATTTATGCATGCTCACCAGTACGGATGGGGTTCAGTTAGGTCAGCGCCTGTGCCACACACTCGTTCCTTCCGTGCCTTTCGTCCTGTGTAGGCGCCACAGAGACAATAGGTTCACACCGCTTCGcattgttggtggtggttaaGGTTCGCAAGGTCGAAAATCCATCAAAACCTCCAAAACGCAACATACATTCACCGCTCCGTAGTGACACCCACACCGTGACCGGTTTGTGTGGTCACCAGTTTCGTTCACTGGTGCATACGGCTTGGGGGATGAAATGGTGGATTTGGGAGAATCGGATTCGCGTGTGGTTTTATTGCAATTGTTCAACCAGAAtggagcacacaaaaaaacgaaccaccaCAACGAACAAGCGCAGAGAGACAATTTTCATGGAACCGCCGAAACGGTAAAATGGCCATACCGGATGGCCGGATAGATTGAAATGTGGTGCACCGAGATGTGTGCCGACGGAGAGATGGGGAAGGATGGGCTTTATTCAAACATTTAGTTTTCGGAGCAGTTTAAGCAGAAACCCACACAATTGACACTACACTTCGTGCGGATTCGTTAGAGGTGTAGTTAATGAGGTTTGATTGTGCGGTACGGTGTGGCAATGACGTGCCGTATGTATGTATGCAGATAACAAATAGTTTTTACTGTCCCACCCATTATTGATAGGTGCTTTTTGTTCACTAGAAATGCAACCATTTGCCTTAATTAATCGTACATTAAAGCGTTAACAGCCAGCGGGCAAAATGTTTGCCCTCCTACAAGGGGAGTAGGATTTATGATGCTAAACAGCCGCGTAATTAAACCGTCACATGTCACACgatgctttctctctctctctccctctctagtGCGAAtgttaatattttcatttccaattacAGTTTACCTATACCGGCCAGCTATCACAACAGCGCCGCAGCCGAAGGAAGGGCCAGATTACCGATCCAGCAATAATAGCTCACAGCCATAAACAAATTGGAAAACGATGACTTTCCCCCCAAATCACCCTGCCAAAAGTCAACCCGATCGTACGACCGCTGCCCGACGGATGCTGTGTGGCGTGGCTTTCTAAACTAAACGGAACATcgtcgtacacacacacacacgcacacagataTCCCTCTTGGTGCCAATCAGGTACGCCGAGTTTAATTTCATCCTGTGACGGTGAGACACCGGTCGTAGGACGCTGTCGATGGCACAAATTGGTGAAAATTAGATTATGAAATACCGCGGGCGTGCACAAAAGAGCAACGGCGCGACGAGAAAACTCGTCAACCTATAGGTATGAAGGCACTCGAGAGAAGGaataggaagaagaaaaaactgtGTAGTTTTCGGCCCTGATGAGTCCATGTGTCCTGTCAGCGTTGGTCCACAAGTGGTGCTACCGCGAAAGATACGCGTTTCATTTAATGCTATTAATCCAGCCGAATGAAGTGATTTCTGAACGCGTGCAGGCCCTCGTCCTCGGCCGAAGGTAGAAAAACGGAAGAgcaggaaaaggaaaattggATTAAAACGAAAAAGCTCGTTATACAGCCCCAAACCCTATCCTGCCCGGGCACAATCCTTTTGCGTGCGCAAGTGCTTATCGGCACGGACGGGGCAATGTGGGTCTTACATTTATCTCTCGTGGCGGTTTTATTTACCCTCGGTCTCTCGGCCACGCGTGCAGCAACGGtttgtggtttatttttacccaacaaacccacccacccatgCGTGCATGTTAATATCGGCTTCGTTTTGCCCCGGGGccagtttgtgttttgttttccaacagTAACAATTTTAACCGAAACGGCAAACGTTCGGCCCTTTGGCTTGGTATGGCCCGGGCACAATAATCATCAAAATAAATGCTCCACCGGAAGCTCCTCCTGGGGTGCCTGCTTTCTGCCAAGCCGctcctgttgttgtttttttcacgaataagcttttgcatttttggtttgatgggcacaacaaaaaggaagcagcaaaaacatcgagatgaacaaccaaaaacaaacagaacccTATCTGCTTTCCGGGGCTGGGTGTGGGTATGTAGTTTAATGGTTCATATATCGGAACAACGGGGCTTCATAACAGCAAGAGATgccagttttttttactactactactactactgatGAAGCATCATGGCCAGCGGAAGCCCTTCTACACCGGAACGCTTTGCGCTTTCGAGTGGCGTAGATTACGTTTTTGCACTCGTTAgaacacacacgaacacacacacaatttgatTAACAGTTATTACTGTTGTCTCCCTGGCAGCTGTGCAAACATGATGTGCTGTGCGCGCAGCAACGTTGCCAAACCGCGTTGCCGTAAGCGCGCCCTCGTACCACGTGTCATGTTGATGTTTgcgcgtgcatgtgtgtgtgtgtgtgttcgtaaCTACAGCAGaaatttatactttttttccttctggcAGTTCATCCTGCTCACCACTCTCCCCCCGGGATCCTGTTTGTACCTGTGTGTTCCGCGGCGTACAACATCGATCTTTCGCCGACCGCGTGTCCTGTACAGTGGCGCCCGGAAAATTGGCCCAATCTTGCTCTCGTGCTACGTCGAGAGGGTGCactgggaaaacaattttctCAACCACACCAGCCATAATTGGATCCAAAACTTGTGACAAGGCTAGCGGACAGCCCGCAAACAGGTGGTGGTTTTGCCGGGGGACATTTTGACGTCCATTTTAAAAGGGTATTTAATTGCGGTAGCAATATTGGCATCAGGCATCGGAGGATCAGGGTTTCCCTAATGCATAGTAGGATTAGTGAAATTTCGGTATGGTTGGCAAGTGATTAGTAGGGTCAAAGCGAAAACCTTAGTCAAAAATGAACAGGTTGGCTTGCTGGGCTGCTGGCTTGCTACTTACGAGCAACCGATTGTCGTCGTGTATACTTAAATTTCGTTGGTTTTAGGATATTCGAAGTTATTTATTTGGGGTAGCAACCAACAGTAGTAACTAAGAAACTAACTAAAGGCAGAGAGACACCCTTTTATATCTTTTACTAATGGAGTTTGGTTCTTCAATCTAATTCAGTGACTTAAAGAGGATTGATTTTCCGATTATGAATATAGTCAaaggcttgaactcatgacgagCATGCTGTTACAACATGTTGCGTGCAAGTTGACGTCTATACCACGGGACTCGCCCAACGAGTTGCTTCTAATAGAAGGGTTTTATTGTAGAGTCTAGTTACGATCGGTTTGATGGAGAgggttttgccattttttattcattctagCAGTATTCTATTGACGAAATCGAGATATTTCTACGTGTAATTGTCGACGTTTGGAAGTTCTCGAATCGAAAGATTAACTAAAGAGTACTTTTAGAGTTCCCATCACAAATCGAATTATTTCAGTTATTTCAGTAGACGTCCATTACCAATCTTAACAAATGAAAGACAGTGCACTTTTTGGTATTCTATTTACTTGAATGTACGCACTACAACCATGTCTGCTGGCAAACGTTGTTGCTGGCACACACTGTTCTCTCTACCACACCGGTATCACATGAACTTTTGAGCCGAGCGCTACCGGGTTGTGCGCACTATCTATTGTTTTGCTAGCTCGTCTGCCGGGCAGAATGTGCACCATTAGTCTTTTATTTTCCACGTTTTATTGTCATTTGTTTTAAGCATTTTTTATACCTGTAGTATGTACACCCTTCCCGCACCCCTGATGCGCTAGCACCATTTGATTGAGCCGTTTCGGTAGTGTGGCGTGCGAATCCGGTGTTTGTCCACTTGTCACAACGTTTTCGTTATATtgtaaccgtttttttttcttctacacaTTTTCCCCGCAATATGTTGGTGTATGTTCGGatcgttctttcttttttttttcaaccagcTTTCATGTTCTGTCTGTTGCTGGTTGTTAGGACGAAAACGGaaacatagtttttttttctcctacaCGGTTGCTTCtataaacacaacaacatatTGGCTCTCGCGATAGGAAAATAAAAGGGGGAAAGGTGGTGCAGAACAGCAGGAATGGGGGATGGGGAGGGGGACAGGAGTGATCGGTTTCGGGAGTGCTGATTAATGTTGACACATACCGTGTGAAAATCCCTCCAGCCATTGCGCGCGATAAAACTATTCGACAGCATTGCGGTGCACAGCAGACACGTGCATTTTGCTCGACTGCACACGATGTTGGAGCGATGCCCGGTGGGCTGA comes from the Anopheles coluzzii chromosome 2, AcolN3, whole genome shotgun sequence genome and includes:
- the LOC120949539 gene encoding actin-histidine N-methyltransferase; the encoded protein is MNGGAPTKALSKGKVKELNGLVEELMQHGFREANGADELLAQHRDMAGVLDRIRRVEPKLRTTNGRPRMETVAHFMRWAVERGCQVDNVRVAEHAEYGGLGLESCGPIPAGECIITVPRSMFFYVTNEPRYRQLLELMPGAMMSEQGNIMLALALIMERFRAKSDWKPYLDLLPDRYTTPLYYTTEDMGELAETDAFLPALKLCKHIARQYGFIRRFVQEKVDELRDCFTYDVFRWAVSTVMTRQNKVPVNLAEFDGMDHTLALIPLWDMANHAFPDTANETRCVAETCYNATNEQLECSLTREVSDTASVPIFIVYGTRTDAEFLVHNGFVCPRNPHANVQKRFTLVPAIPLYKERAHLLELLGMPTTGTFSFGPAREPAAATTTTPISQELISLARVSSMTAKELDEYTAMEETQRQTLRTYQALLPAELCARTERWLATVMKIMLLRYPTTIEQDEALLKTNRHHIRRLLIEYRHGEKQILRSWCTLRGV